The sequence below is a genomic window from Synergistaceae bacterium.
GTTGACAGCAATAGAACCTGTGCACCTTGAAGGATTCGGGACTCTTAACGGGGTATTGCGTGAAAAGCTCGAAATAACAAACTCGCCGTTAATGACCAGCATTGTTTATAACAACGATAATGCATTACTCAGCGAAAATTTTAAATATGTCGTTAAATCAATGGGAGTCGGTGAATGGAAGGACTCAGATTTTGTTATAAGTCTCGATAATTCAGAATATAATTTGCCGGCGATGTCATTTGTATTAGCTCACAGACCGACTCAAGAAGTAGCGCGATTCACTGCAAATGTATGGGGACGACATAATGTAATGCCGTTAGCTTTGGCTGCTGCTGTAGGTCATGAATTAGGAATCAGATTGCAGGAGTCTTCAAATGCTTTGCGCGATTTCGAGGCTTTATCAGGACGAGGCAGAATAATTTTCCCTGAAGAGAATAAATTTATAGTTGATGACGCTTATAACGCGAACCCCGCATCAATGAAGGCATCTCTTGAAACTTTTGCGAGAGTCCAGACTTCCGGAAAAATTGCGGTACTCGGTGATATGTTAGAACTCGGCAGGAACGAAATTTATTATCACAAAGAGTTAGAGCCGTTACTAGATAATATTGACTGTGTGATTCTTGTCGGAAAATTATGGCACGAGGCATTGAAGGAAAATCCGAGATACATTTTTGCACCTGACTGGCAAGCGGGCTTAAACGAGCTAAGAAACGTGATGAATAAACTTGACTGGCACGGAATATTAGTAAAGGCCTCACAAAGCGTCGGACTTAGCAACATAGTAAAGGATTTGACAGCATGAATTTTTACTATGCGGCAATTTTTCTTGTGTTGAGTGTGATTTTACAGGCTGTCTGGATAAGGATTCAGAGGCACATACATTTGACTCAGCAGCAAAAATCTTACGGCGTAAATATCGAAGTTGAAATAAAATCGGCTACTCCTTCAATGGGGGGAGTAGTTTTTTTGTGTCTTGCAATAATTGCGTTAATTCTTGATTTCTCGTTTGACTCGTTAATATTCTGGTCATTGCCTGTTTTGAGCGGCTTAATAGGCTTTATTGATGACTGGCTGAAATTCAGATCACACACGAGCGAAGGATTTAGGAGTCTTGCAAAATTGAAGCTGCAATTAATTTTGTGTGCTGTCTGGGTAATTGTTGTATTTTTGCGGGGGAAATTAGCACTTTGGCCGGGGATTAATGATTTTAACGGGTGGCTTGCGATTCCGTTAGCGTTCTTGATGACAGCAGGGACGATTAACGCCGTAAATATAACTGATGGACTTGACGGTTTAGCGGCTGGGAGCTTTCTTATTTCGATGGGAGTAATGCTGTTATTGATTCCTGTAAATGACTTCAACGCAAAAATTTTAGTTGAGTTATTCTTTATGACAGCTGGATTCTTATGCTTTAACACTCGTCCTGCAAAAACTTTTATGGGCGATACTGGCTCTCATTTTCTGGGCGGTGCTTTAGCTGCATTGTGCGTAATGAACGGCCGTACGTTTGCGATAATTCCGGCGGGATTCATATTTATTCTTGAAATGTTGTCGTCAGCGATTCAGATTTTCACGATTAGGAAGCTCAACAAAAAAATTTTCCTGATGGCACCTTTACACCATCACTATCAGAAAAAGGGACTCGATGAGACTGCAGTTACTATAAGATTTTGGCTGTTTCATGCTGTAGGGGCTGTATTGATTGCACTTGCTATGTGAAAAATGTATATCTGCTTGTAATATAAATAAATTCCCCCGTGAAATGACTCGCAGGGGAAAAAATTTTTTCTAGCGTCCGTAATAATAATTAACTGTCTCCTCAGCATTTGATAACGTTCTTGAGCTGTCGTCGTCCCATTCGCAAATAAAGCCATATAGAGACCTTGACGGCCAAAAATTATCGTTGTGATCGTTCCATCCCCATCGGCCAGTGTGATAATTAGTAATCTGTAAATATGGTTCTCCGTAGTCAGCGTCGTTAGGTTCTCCGGGACTCCAATTTGTATATCTGAATGGTTCGCCCGTTACCCATGCCCAGCCGTAGCCGTCATTTAATCTGAATCCGCCCAGCCAGTAAAAACGCCTGTTTTGACAGATACTGACGATAAAATTATTTTCTGCTCTTGATGTAATTGTCGCGAGATGTCCGCCCATTTCCTCACATCTTATTTTTGCGTCATACCATGTTAAATTGTGCTCAAATACTCTGTAAAGGCGGCCTTTGAATCTGTAAAATTTGCCTGAAGCCGCAAACGCCGACGAACACAGAGTCAGAATTAATGCTAATGCTGCAACGTGTTTAAATTTCATTTAATAGCCTCCTCCATCAAATAAAAAAATTCCCCCGTGAATGACTCGCAGGGGAAAAAATTTTTAATATCTCAATCTGTAAGCCGGAAAATAAACTCTTTCATCACTGAGATTTTCTCGTTGTGCTGCTAGGGCTTTCTCTGCGTCCTTGCCCATTTTTCGCGCTAAAATCGTCGTAAGTGCCTGAACAGCAAACATTGAACCTATTAGACTGCTCCCGAACAAAGGCGATTTATCACTCACAAAAAATTGCATTTGCGCAAATGAACACACCGGAGCGGCCGGACTGTCAGTTATTACAGCGATTTTGCATTTAGTGCGCGATGAAATTTGCTTTACTGCCTCTGTGATTTCTATTACGTAGCTTGGAAGTTCACACACGATTAACATATCATTTTCGCTGATTCCTCTTGACTGTTCGAGCAATGAGAGAGACCCCCGACGCATTAAGACACTTTTAAGGCCGAGCTCAGCAAATCTCGTGTAAAGCCATTCAGCCGGCATCGCAGAAATTCCCCAGCCCATGCAGTAAATTACGTCTGAATCTTTTGCGGCATTGCAGAAATTGTGAATACCATCGCGGTTGAGCATAAAATTTTGTGAAGTCTGCTGAATATTTGCCTGCTCAAGTTTCGCTAAATCTTCGGGCGTTTCGTCAGCGTATTCAGTGTCAATATTTGAAGTCGGATTAATTCTCTGCAATAACTGCTGCTTTAGTGCGTGCTTGAGATCCGCATAACCTTCAAAACCGAGCATTCTTGAGACTCTTACAAGCTGTGCCCTTGAGACTTCTAATTTGTCTGCTGTTTCGCTGATTGACTGGAAAGCGGCTTCTGATGGATTTGATAGTAAGTATTCTGCTACGCGCCGAGTTTTTGTCGGGAAATGAGTTAATCGGCCTCGTATTCGTTCTTCTAATCTGTTAATCTCCATTTTCTATTCCTGCGCACCTCACGTAATTAACTCCGCTGCCTCGTGAAGATCTTAATGTGCCTTCAACTTTTACGGGGTCGGAGTCATTCATTCCTGCTAAAATTTTTCGTAATTCCTCATCATAGACTCTGACAACAAGAAAATCACGCCTTGAATGTCCGTCTAATTCTTGATTCTCCTGCCTGACTGCGAATCTTATATATTTTCCTGTACCTGTCTCGCCTTCTGCCTGAGCTTTTATCGTGTGAACATACCCAGAAATTTTTACGGAGTTTTCGAGCGCGCCTAATTCTTTAAGCTCTTCGACTTCGAGAACAGCCAAATATAATTCACCGCTGCCCTTTGACGAACGCAGAACGCCTTTTACTTTAATGGGCGTATTTTCCGGCATAGACTTTAATTTTTCCTGAACATCTGACGGGAAAGCACGCGCATTGAGAAAATCTTTGCGGGTTGTTCCGTCGCTCCATAAATTTTCATGCCTCACTGAAAACGGAAAATATTTGCTGCTCTTCTTGCCGCTCAAATGGTGCAGGAGTCCGGATAAAATTACTTCGTTCAAATAGTTCATAGGGTATCAATCCTTTCATTAAATAAATTTGATTCTCTTGCCAGTATTTTACAACATTTTGTATAATAATTTGAATCACAATAAATGCTATAAAATTTTTACGAGGGTAAATTTATAAAATTTTGCATGTTCGCGCAGACGTGTTTATGATAGCAGCTAATGACGCGCAACCGGTAATAAAATTTATCAACGTTCCTGCAAACAATTCCGTCAAGACATCCCCGACATCAACATAACCCAACACGGCCTTCTCTGACATAACAAAGTATGATAAATATGCGGACTGTAAATGCAAAAGGTCTTATCGCGCTTAATTACCCGAATAAAAGATTTATGGCGTTATGCTAAAATCTCTATGCACATATGAACACGTTACATGCTTTATGCTTTGTTCTGTGCTATTTTTATTTTCCGAATACTTGATGAATCAAAATTTTATTCAGGACTATTTTCGGAGTGAGTGCTGCTGCTCTTGCTGGTTTCTTTGCTGCTTTGGTAATTCATGGTTATTTGCGCAGTGATTCAGGAATTATTGACGGTCTCAATGCAATTTATTATCAAGATGTATTAAGGCGCACATTTGGTGATGCAAAGAACTTTTCTAGTTTTTTTGCGGAATCATTAAATTCTTCAGTTTTTCATGTACTCTGGCTGTATCTGAAAAAGAAACCTACAGGAATAATTGCTTGAGCCTTATTAATCATGTCTATAATTTCTTGTGTAACTGCAAAACGTCATAATCTGCCGATAAAGCGCGACATAATTTCATTCTTGACGGGTATATCATGGTTTGTGCTTGCTAAGGGATATTCTTACGTTCATACATTTATTTACGGCGTTATATGTCTTTCTGAGTCAAAGAATTATGATAATTATTCCCGACAGTGAGAGGCGCGAAAAACTTTTATCTCAGGCAAAAATTTTTGTGAGCAGGATTCTATTTCTCTAGCATCAGTAAAGCCTACGCCGGATTCGCTTCAACAGGGGGAAAAATTTTATAGCAAATGAACTTGAATCGCTGTAAAAAGTTTTTCGTGAAAAATTGCTGCATTAACAAAAAATTTTTATTCATGAACTTATGCGATAACGTAAATGAGACAAGATTTTTATATTAGTAAAAGTATTAGTAAAATTATTTTCCCGCTGAAAAGATTATAAACTTGTTTGGAAGATATTTTATCACATAATATGCCTTAGATGTCTTGAAAATTTTAATGCGGAATAAATAAATATTTTCGTGCCGTAAATTATTTCAGACGTGGGGGAGCAGATAAGATTTTCATCATTTACAGATTGCAAAATAAATCCCCCTGCATAGCACTTCAAACAGGGGGGAAAATTTTATAGCACTACAGAAATTATTTTACCGTTCACAAAATCTATCAGAGTTCCCGCAAACAATCCCGTCAAGACCGCCCCCGCTGCAAGCAATAATAACGGAATCCTCATATTTAGCGGCAAATGAAACGGCACAACATTTGAATAATCATAATCATCGCCCGGAAAAAATGAGTCAGTAACTATCGGCAGCAAGTAACCAGCAGTCAATAACGCGCTTATCATCAGCACAACAACTCCGGCCAAACCAATTTTACCGAGTCCAAGTGCACCCGAAGCCATAAACCATTTCGCAGAGAATCCCCCGCTGATCGGAAGACCTATCAACGACACTGACGCAAGCGCAAAACAAGTCATTGTAATGGGTAATTCTTTCCCGACTCCTTGTAACTGGTCGGCATAGTGATAATTTGCGCCCTGTAATGTGAAATAAATTACTACACCAGCACTCAAGAATAAGCAGCTCTTAGACATCGCATGAGCAGCAATCTGCAAAACCGCGCCCCTTATCCCGTCCGGAGTCAATAACATCATAGCAAATACTACATAAGAGACTTGACTCACCGTTGACCATGCAATACGCTTCTTTAAGTGCTTCTCAGTGAATGCCATCATTGACCCCGTGAAAATAGTTATCAAGGCCATTATTAATATCGCACTCTGAACCCACGTCCCGCGCAAAAATTTATCTCCGACTACATAATAAATCACTCTGAACATCGCTATAACTCCGCCCTTTGTGATTAATCCTGATAGTACAGCACTCGCAGGAGTCGGCGCAACAGGATGAGCAGTCGGCAGCCACGCATGAAGAGGAACGAGTCCAGCCTTAGCACCAAATCCCACCAGAGTCAAAAATGTTACAGTCAGAATCATTGACTCGTTTTTATCGGCAGTTATCCGCGCAATATCGAGCACTCCTCCCGGCGTAAATTCCATTGAGACTCCGTAAATGTGAAAGAAAAAGAATCCTCCCAGCGCAAGAGCAGCCCCCGCAAGAGAATATAACAAATATGAAACTGTCGCCCTTATAGCTTCCCTTTGCTGAGAATGCATCACTAACGGCAGAGTCATAAATGTCATAAGCTCATAGAATAAATATAGAGTCAATAAATTTGCAGCACACGCAACACCGATTAATATTCCAAAAATTGACAGAAAAAACGCGTAGAATCTATCAACAGGAGGACGGCGGCGCAAATATTCAAATGCATAAAGAGTAACTAACGGCCATATAAACGCAACTAGACACGCAAACGCCCTCGCAGGATAATCAAATTTGAACGCTATAGAAAGTGTGTCAGTTATCCGCCATAAAATTATTA
It includes:
- a CDS encoding UDP-N-acetylmuramoyl-tripeptide--D-alanyl-D-alanine ligase; protein product: MNMTLKQLFGDKAKNFADIEFPSHLATDSRDVKPGSAFIALEGEKTDGHKYISQAINNGAALIIARTGKAPENLNIPVIELDNPERDLASVAAKKLADHNLQEVIGITGSVGKTTTRAALQKVLSSHFRVHAPVRSFNTLIGCTATIMAMPLDTEILILEFGANKPGEIRELTDYFPPTMSVLTAIEPVHLEGFGTLNGVLREKLEITNSPLMTSIVYNNDNALLSENFKYVVKSMGVGEWKDSDFVISLDNSEYNLPAMSFVLAHRPTQEVARFTANVWGRHNVMPLALAAAVGHELGIRLQESSNALRDFEALSGRGRIIFPEENKFIVDDAYNANPASMKASLETFARVQTSGKIAVLGDMLELGRNEIYYHKELEPLLDNIDCVILVGKLWHEALKENPRYIFAPDWQAGLNELRNVMNKLDWHGILVKASQSVGLSNIVKDLTA
- a CDS encoding phospho-N-acetylmuramoyl-pentapeptide-transferase; translated protein: MNFYYAAIFLVLSVILQAVWIRIQRHIHLTQQQKSYGVNIEVEIKSATPSMGGVVFLCLAIIALILDFSFDSLIFWSLPVLSGLIGFIDDWLKFRSHTSEGFRSLAKLKLQLILCAVWVIVVFLRGKLALWPGINDFNGWLAIPLAFLMTAGTINAVNITDGLDGLAAGSFLISMGVMLLLIPVNDFNAKILVELFFMTAGFLCFNTRPAKTFMGDTGSHFLGGALAALCVMNGRTFAIIPAGFIFILEMLSSAIQIFTIRKLNKKIFLMAPLHHHYQKKGLDETAVTIRFWLFHAVGAVLIALAM
- a CDS encoding C-type lectin domain-containing protein — protein: MKFKHVAALALILTLCSSAFAASGKFYRFKGRLYRVFEHNLTWYDAKIRCEEMGGHLATITSRAENNFIVSICQNRRFYWLGGFRLNDGYGWAWVTGEPFRYTNWSPGEPNDADYGEPYLQITNYHTGRWGWNDHNDNFWPSRSLYGFICEWDDDSSRTLSNAEETVNYYYGR
- a CDS encoding MurR/RpiR family transcriptional regulator produces the protein MEINRLEERIRGRLTHFPTKTRRVAEYLLSNPSEAAFQSISETADKLEVSRAQLVRVSRMLGFEGYADLKHALKQQLLQRINPTSNIDTEYADETPEDLAKLEQANIQQTSQNFMLNRDGIHNFCNAAKDSDVIYCMGWGISAMPAEWLYTRFAELGLKSVLMRRGSLSLLEQSRGISENDMLIVCELPSYVIEITEAVKQISSRTKCKIAVITDSPAAPVCSFAQMQFFVSDKSPLFGSSLIGSMFAVQALTTILARKMGKDAEKALAAQRENLSDERVYFPAYRLRY